The proteins below come from a single Gordonia sp. X0973 genomic window:
- the dnaJ gene encoding molecular chaperone DnaJ, which translates to MAPQREWLEKDFYSELGVSSDATANEIRKAYRKLANELHPDKNPGDAAAEERFKRVSEANSVLSDPEKKKEYDETRAMFAGGRFRGGNGFPGGFNGGGGTTYTTGGDFNLDDLFGGGADAGGGLGDILGGMFGGGGGGRSTGRGTASRPRRGQDLEAETTLSFRDAAKGTTVSMRVTSPSPCTTCHGSGAKPGTSPRMCPRCNGSGFVSRNQGAFGFSEPCRDCQGTGSIIEDPCPDCGGNGVQVRARNINVRIPVGVEDGQRIRLAGQGEAGMRGAPSGDLFVTVHVTGDKLFTRSGNDLKVELPVSFSELVLGATVSVPTLDGSVGVKIPPNTADGRTLRVRGRGVPKRAGGSGDLLVTVKVAVPTSLDEKATEELKAYAEAEKASGYEPRAGWGR; encoded by the coding sequence ATGGCTCCCCAACGTGAGTGGCTGGAGAAGGATTTCTACTCCGAACTCGGCGTCTCCTCCGACGCCACGGCCAACGAGATTCGCAAGGCGTACCGCAAGTTGGCCAACGAGCTGCATCCGGACAAGAATCCCGGCGACGCGGCTGCCGAGGAGCGCTTCAAGCGCGTCTCCGAGGCGAACAGCGTCCTGTCGGATCCGGAGAAGAAGAAGGAGTACGACGAGACCCGGGCGATGTTTGCCGGCGGCCGCTTCCGCGGCGGTAACGGGTTCCCGGGCGGCTTCAACGGCGGTGGCGGCACCACCTACACGACGGGCGGCGACTTCAACCTCGACGACCTGTTCGGCGGCGGTGCCGACGCCGGCGGCGGCCTCGGCGACATCCTGGGCGGGATGTTCGGCGGGGGAGGCGGTGGCCGATCCACGGGTCGCGGCACCGCGTCCCGGCCGCGTCGGGGCCAAGACCTCGAGGCCGAGACGACGCTCTCCTTCCGCGACGCGGCGAAGGGTACGACGGTCAGCATGCGGGTCACCAGCCCGTCGCCGTGTACGACGTGTCACGGCAGCGGGGCGAAGCCCGGGACCTCGCCGCGGATGTGTCCGCGGTGCAACGGTTCTGGGTTCGTCAGCCGCAACCAGGGCGCGTTCGGGTTCAGCGAACCCTGCCGCGATTGTCAGGGCACCGGCTCGATCATCGAGGACCCGTGCCCGGACTGCGGCGGCAACGGCGTCCAGGTCCGGGCGCGCAACATCAACGTGCGCATTCCGGTGGGCGTCGAAGACGGCCAGCGGATCCGCCTCGCCGGTCAGGGCGAGGCCGGGATGCGCGGGGCGCCCTCGGGCGACCTCTTCGTCACGGTCCACGTCACCGGCGACAAGCTGTTCACCCGCAGCGGCAACGACCTCAAGGTCGAGTTGCCGGTCAGCTTCTCCGAGCTGGTGCTGGGTGCGACGGTGTCGGTACCGACGCTCGACGGCTCGGTCGGGGTGAAGATCCCGCCGAACACGGCCGACGGCCGGACCCTGCGCGTACGCGGTCGCGGCGTGCCGAAGCGGGCCGGCGGCTCGGGCGATCTGTTGGTGACGGTGAAGGTCGCGGTGCCCACCTCGCTGGACGAGAAGGCCACCGAGGAGTTGAAGGCCTACGCCGAGGCGGAGAAGGCCTCGGGCTACGAACCACGGGCCGGATGGGGGAGGTGA
- the grpE gene encoding nucleotide exchange factor GrpE, whose translation MTEPFDATNGAGEPEPDVTPTAAAGADAPAAAGGTPAAEPGVAPAADDQVAELTAALQRERAQFTNYKRRSDEEMAAKVSLGKQLVIEQLLPILDDLDRAREHGDLESGPLRAVSDKLAATLTAHGLTAFGAPGDAFDPELHEAVQHDGSGHDPVLGEVYRVGYRIGDRVVRTAMVTVTDGNGADADTVPTQE comes from the coding sequence GTGACCGAACCCTTCGACGCCACCAACGGCGCGGGTGAGCCCGAACCGGACGTGACGCCGACTGCTGCGGCGGGGGCCGATGCCCCCGCCGCAGCGGGCGGTACCCCGGCTGCCGAGCCGGGTGTCGCTCCGGCCGCCGACGACCAGGTCGCCGAGCTCACCGCCGCGCTGCAGCGCGAGCGCGCCCAGTTCACCAACTACAAGCGCCGTTCCGACGAGGAGATGGCGGCCAAGGTCTCGCTGGGCAAGCAACTGGTCATCGAACAGCTGCTGCCGATCCTCGACGACCTCGACCGTGCCCGCGAGCACGGCGACCTCGAGTCGGGTCCGCTGCGCGCCGTGTCGGACAAGTTGGCCGCAACGCTGACCGCCCATGGCCTCACCGCCTTCGGCGCCCCCGGCGATGCGTTCGACCCCGAGCTGCACGAGGCGGTCCAACACGACGGGTCCGGACACGACCCGGTCCTGGGCGAGGTCTACCGGGTCGGCTACCGCATCGGCGACCGCGTCGTCCGTACCGCGATGGTCACCGTGACCGACGGCAACGGTGCCGACGCCGACACCGTTCCCACTCAGGAGTGA